CCTCCCCTGCGCAGGCTGCCCTCTTCCTGTCTCGGTTCATTCCTGTTCTGCTCCTCCAGCTCACATCCCTCTACTCTGACCTCAGGAATCGGTGGCCCTTAACTACGAAGCAGAGGCAAACAGGATGCCAAAAAGAACAAAGGGGGCacagaagggtcaggggaggGGTTGTGACCCAGGTCTGtcagtgttgggggtggggtgcagttTCGGGGGCAGGAGATAGTGGTGTCAGGTCTCTGTGTCCCGATACCTACGACTGGGAGTTCCTGAGGGTCACCTGCTGTGTGTGTCACACTGCACAACAGGAAGTGTGTGCGTTTGGTTAAGTGGAAAAGAGCTGTGTTCTCTGAGGGCCTGGAGCCCTCTTCCTCCACTCCACCACCCTCATGATCCTTTCCAATTTCACTCCCACTGACACCAgtgatctttttttaatgtataactGCTGTACCTTCTACCTGTAGATCTCCAGATATCCACCTTTGGCTGCAGAGAGTAGGGCAGAAGGTCGGTCTGGGTATATATTGCACAGAACCATCTCCCCACCCTAGCTGCCAAGGACCTGTCTCTGTCCTGAAGATGAATGGCAGTTTGAGATCCTCTCCTGTTCTGCTAGCCTCTCCAGTCGTTACCTAGTGTAGCTGATCGTGGGCTTGAATAAGACTAGCAGGGAGCGGGCCTCCTGCAGGGACCCTGGCGTGGAGTGCAATGCAAGCAGACGGATTGCGAGGCCGCAGGGGGGCGCCAGAGTCGGGACCACGGTGGGGCGGGGACGGCGCTCCCAGGAGGCACCGCGCTGCGCAGGCGTGGCCggctgaggggtggggcctgCAGGCCTCCTGCCCGGGCTGTCGCGTGGATTCCCGCATGGCGGGGCCTGTGAAGGACCGCGAGGCTTTCCAGAGGCTCAGCTTCCTGTACCAGGTGAGTCAGCGCCGGGGGCGCCCCGGGAGGGCCCCGGCGCCGCCAGCCCCGAGTGACTGCCCCGCCCCTAGGCTGCCCACTGTGTGCTCTCGCTGGACCCGGAGCACCAGGCGCTGGCGAGGTTCTATTGCCACACGGAGAGGACCATTGCCCGGAGGCTCGTCCTGCGGAGGTGAGAGGCACGGGGCGGCGCTGGCCGTGGGGTGCGGGTGCGGGGAGGGAGCGGGAGAGCGGGCGTGCAGCCCACCTGCCCTCCGCCCGCAGGGACCCCTCGGTGAAGAGGACGGTCTGCCGCGACTGCTGCTCGCTGCTCCTCCCAGGCCTGACCTGCACGCAGCGCCAGCGACGTGAGTGCTCACTTCGCGGGGGAGGGGGCGCCGCAGGGCAGGGGACCCCTCCTCGCTTTGCAGGGGCGTTTGCTCCGGGATTCGCGGCGCCAGGAGCCGGCCTGTGGTGCTCTTGAGTTAAGTTGTTAGTCCGCCAGGTCAGGAGAGATGTTGCGGGATGCGGCCGCCTCGCCCGTGTGTGAGAATAGATGTTATTGGGCATCGTGGAGGACGACTCATTGCCATTCGTGCAACGAGTGTTTTTTTCTAAGATGTGCCAAGCATTGGAGCTGATTCATTATTCTCATTGAAGGTGCAGTGTGGTGGGACAGGCTAACGTAGCAAGAAAATAGTGTCGAAAAATGCTTTAATTTGGGGAGTAAAGTGCTCTTACGTGTGCCAGTGATGGTGAAGCTCGTGATAGGAAGAGACAGTAGCAGGTGGACATTGCAGCCCTGTGTATTGGCCTGAACCTGAGAGGCTGCGGTGCCGCGAGGAAGACGAGAGTTTAGGAGGCTGGCCGACGTGAGGCTGGAAAAGGAAATGGCAGGTCTTGTACAACCTCGTGCAGGAGTTTGGACTTCATCCTAAAAGAGTACCGAGAAATGGACAGTTTATGCGGGGATCTCACACTCTCAGATTTGCATTCGAAGTGGGGGAGATGTGGAATTCATACTGGAAAACAGTGGGGACAAAACTGGGTGCAGGGCACCTGTACCTCTCCCACAACGAGGCACTCCGTCCCATTTCCCACTGTCGTTCCAGGCTGCAGGGGACAGCGCTGGACAGTGCAGACCTGCCTAACATGCCAGCGCAGCCAGCGGTTACTCAACGACCCTGGCCACGTGCTCTGGGGAGACCGGCCGGAGGCCCAGCTAGGGGGCCAGGCAGGTAAGAAGTGGACAAAAATGTGGGATGTGCCAGGCGGATGGGGGTGATGGGGGCAGAAGGCTGAGGAGGACACATAGGTGAGTTCTGGGTTTGCATGAGAGGTGTCACGGCCTTGGAAAACTCTAGCTCTGCTCATCTATCCAGATTCCAAACCACCACAGTCCCTGCCAAACACAGCCCACCTTGCAGAGGAGAAAGTGCAGCCTCAGAGCTCCAGTAACCAGTGATGGATCCACCCTgtcttccaaataaataaagtttaattctGTTTCACTTTGGTGAGTCTTTATTTCagctcttaatttcattttcttctgcttatGTCTGTATTGTCATCAGCtaatttctcctttattactcTCCTACCCCCACCACTCCGATCCAATCTCCATAAACAACTTGGCCCCACCGAGCAGCTCACATGCCCAGGATCCTTGTGCCCCTCTCAGTGCGGGGCCATGAACGCAGGCTCTGGGATTGTCTGCAAAGGAGCTGAGCCTGCTGCGAGCATTCCGTATCTAGGGTGTTCCCAACTAAAGGGCTGGACAGACTGCTGATGCCAcagatgctatttttaaatgaggGGAAATTTTTGTGGGGGGAGTGACTTAAGATCCTCTCAGCCCCCTCGAGATTGTCTTTTCCAATCTctgagtttttcttctttaaaattctaATGAGGGAAACTGTACAGACCCAACTAACAAGGTCAAAGATGGTATCAAAAGGACACTGGCAGACATTATTCAAGTATGCTCCATAAGTATACCCTCAAGGTTTTCTTGAGaattaataaacaacaaaaatagtttttttcaGCATTCCTGGAGTTGCTAGGTGCCAACTAATCAGTTTACcccaaaaatatacaaacaaaactTACTATTCCCAGAATGCAGTATTCTCCCCTTTCTCTTATAAATCCTGTGTTGCACTTACTGCTGCATTAAAATGAACAACTTCATTAAAACTGCATAATGTTGTGGCTTAAATCAACAGTGATTTGTTAGGCGGTCTGAGGGCGTGGCTGGGTGGGTGGTCTGTTGCAGATAGCACCGCCTGGCATCACTCCACTGCACTCAGCTGGTGGCTCAGACCTGGTCTGAAAGACCCAGGCAGCTTCATTGTGCGTGCATGGCACCACCTACTGCTTCTCCAGACGGCCTTGCTATGGCTGGCTTTAACGCCCTCACGGAATGGTTATCTTCAGGTGGCTAGACTTTCTTCTAAGACGACAGGGTGCAAGTACTTATCAAGCCTCTGTTCTCACCATGCTTGCTAATTAATGTCCCCTTgatcaaagcaagtcacatggccaagcccagaCTCAACACCAGGGCATGAATACTGGGAGGTCCACTCGTTCCCTGGGGACCACTGAAACAGCAATTTACTGTATCCTTGTTTTGCCTTTGCCCCTGACTCAATCTTTACTTACTCCTTTAGGTGTCTAAACTATTCACCTGGGAAATACTAAATAGTATGTAACTAAATGTTTCTGAGTTATTCTTTCACAGTTTATTTCTGGCGCTCATGCCTACTTGGACCAACTGTAGCAGACAATGGAAACATGTATCCTAGAGAACTTTCTGTAGCTAGAGGAAGGAGAGCTGGgtcagaaggagaagatagaTTCAAAGCATTTTCATGGGTATGTTGCCAGTTTGAAGATGGAGAGGGCAACATGAGGAGGAGTTCAGGCAGCTTGAAGAAGCTGTGAGGGGCTCCTGGCTGACAGCCATCAACAGAACAGGAGCCTCATCCCTGCAGCCCGAATAGCTGAATGCTGTCAACACACTGAATGAGTTTGGAAGGAGACTCTCCCTCGGCGCCTCCAGATAAGAGTCCAGCTCAGCAGCACTTGATATCAGCCTGTGAAACCTGGGCCATAAGAACCGGCTGAGCTCGCCAGACTgctgacctccagaactgggCTGGAACATTGATCTTTTCCGTTGGACTGGGACTTACGCCACTGattctcctggttctcaggacTTTGGACTTGGACTGGAACTGCACCCCTGGCTTtcttgggtctccagcttgcagaccAGTTTGTGGGACTTCTTTGCTGCCATAATTATGTGAGCCAATTTCTTAAGATACCTATGTGTCTGTCTCCCGTTCGTTCTGGTTTCTAAGAAGTGCTCAGAGAGGTAGAAGACCGTGTCTGCTAAAGAGAACGGAAAATTTGAAGACGTGGCAAAAGCAGACAAGGCCCTTTacgaaagagaaatgaaaacttcttATATTCCTCctagaggggaaacaaaaaagaaattcaaggatCCCAATGCACCCAAGAGGCCCCCTTtggcctttttcttgttttgttctgaGTATCGCCCAAAAATCAAAGGAGAGCATCCTGGCCTATCCATTGGTGATGTTGCAAAGAAGCTGGGAGAGATGTGGAATGACACTGCTGCAGATGCCAAGCAAACTTATGAAAAGAAGGCTGCTACGCTGAAGGAGAAGTATGAAAAGGGTGTTGCTGAAAGAAACCTcacacccattagcagtcactctccatttccccccaccccagaccctcaGGCCCAGGCAACCACCAGCGTATGTTCCACCTCTACAGATTTTCCTGTTCTGGATACTTGATGTGAATTAAATCATATGATATGTGATCTTTTGtatctgacttttttcacttaggtTAATGTTTCCATGGTTCATTCGCATTGTAGTATGTGTTagtatttaatttctatttttgccaaataatattccggTGTATAATATGCcacattgtttttttatttttatttgatgaacatttgggttgtttccattttggcTATGATGAATAGCACTGCTACAAACACTGTAAaagtttttatgtgaacatatgttttccttaggagtgggattgctgggttatatggtaacaATATTTAACTGCTTCAGCAACTGCTATTCTTTTTCCAAAgggactgcaccattttacatttccaccagtaagaattccaatttctccacattcttaccaacattttttttttttatcatacctATTCTAGTGGGTGGAGAGTAGTATCTTACTGTAgggtttatttgcatttcctagatggcaaatgatgttgaacatctttttgtgtGAAACTGGCCTTTTGTATTTTAGATAACTGTAAATTCAGATCCTTTGAccattttaaattgggttatcaTTTGATTTTGAGGTataacagttctttatatatcttggataCAAGTCCTTCCATTACCAGATGTATAatttgccaaaaataaaattcttttaggATTTCCTCTTTGCTTCCTTGA
The Desmodus rotundus isolate HL8 chromosome 11, HLdesRot8A.1, whole genome shotgun sequence genome window above contains:
- the RPP21 gene encoding ribonuclease P protein subunit p21, which codes for MAGPVKDREAFQRLSFLYQAAHCVLSLDPEHQALARFYCHTERTIARRLVLRRDPSVKRTVCRDCCSLLLPGLTCTQRQRRCRGQRWTVQTCLTCQRSQRLLNDPGHVLWGDRPEAQLGGQADSKPPQSLPNTAHLAEEKVQPQSSSNQ